In Firmicutes bacterium ASF500, a single genomic region encodes these proteins:
- the alsT_4 gene encoding Amino-acid carrier protein AlsT — protein sequence MDFLSRLADALWNPWLLGLFLVTGLIYSVGSGWFQIFGFRTWWRATAGSLLRKSAPGRDGLSPLQALATALASTMGTGSIAGVATALTLGGPGAVFWMWVSALLGMMTGYGEKLLAVKYQRPGPDGGLRGGPMYYIRDGLGSPLLASCFCLACIPATLAGGNLVQSSSIASSLEAAFGLSRPSVGLVTALLAGLVMVGGLGRIAAVSSALVPGMALLYLGSGGLVLLLHWRAVPGALGLILSQALSPAAALGGGAGWTVAIRYGVARGVFTNEAGLGTSAIAHGATRADCPAQQGLWGIFEVFLSTLVVCTVTALVILVSGLPISPGADTGAPLTAAAFAAALGRAGEGVVALSLLLFAFSSILGWSYYGQQCLEFLSGRRFLPAYRAVFLLCTLAGAVWSPQAIWQLVDLSNALMALPNLAALMFLVPQVLSEPRPRPEINSPWKKNFKKSY from the coding sequence GTGGATTTTTTGTCCCGACTGGCGGACGCTCTGTGGAATCCCTGGCTGCTGGGGCTGTTTTTGGTGACAGGGCTGATCTACTCTGTGGGCTCCGGGTGGTTTCAAATTTTTGGATTTCGGACCTGGTGGCGGGCCACGGCGGGGTCGCTGCTCCGAAAGAGCGCGCCGGGGCGGGACGGCCTGTCCCCCCTCCAGGCCCTGGCTACCGCCCTGGCCTCCACCATGGGCACCGGCTCCATCGCCGGGGTAGCCACCGCCCTTACGCTGGGCGGGCCGGGAGCGGTGTTCTGGATGTGGGTCTCCGCCCTGCTGGGCATGATGACAGGCTATGGGGAAAAGCTGCTGGCGGTGAAATACCAGCGCCCCGGCCCGGACGGCGGCCTCCGGGGGGGACCCATGTATTACATCCGGGACGGCTTGGGCTCCCCCCTGCTGGCCTCCTGCTTCTGTCTGGCCTGCATTCCCGCCACCCTGGCCGGGGGGAACCTGGTCCAGTCCTCCTCCATCGCCTCCAGTCTGGAGGCCGCCTTCGGCCTCTCCAGGCCGTCTGTGGGCCTGGTCACCGCCCTGCTGGCCGGGCTGGTGATGGTGGGTGGACTGGGGCGGATCGCAGCGGTGTCCTCCGCCCTGGTGCCCGGGATGGCCCTGCTCTATCTGGGCAGCGGCGGGCTGGTCCTCCTGCTCCACTGGAGGGCGGTTCCCGGGGCGTTGGGGCTGATCCTCTCCCAGGCCCTCTCCCCCGCCGCCGCCCTGGGCGGCGGGGCAGGCTGGACGGTGGCCATTCGGTACGGGGTGGCCCGGGGGGTGTTTACCAACGAGGCGGGACTGGGCACCTCCGCCATCGCTCACGGGGCCACCCGGGCCGACTGCCCCGCCCAGCAGGGGCTGTGGGGTATCTTTGAGGTCTTTCTGTCCACGCTGGTGGTCTGCACCGTCACCGCCCTGGTCATTTTGGTCAGCGGGCTCCCCATCTCCCCCGGCGCGGACACCGGAGCCCCCCTCACCGCCGCCGCCTTCGCCGCCGCCCTGGGCCGGGCGGGCGAGGGGGTCGTGGCCCTGTCCCTGCTGCTGTTCGCCTTCTCCTCCATCCTGGGCTGGAGCTACTACGGCCAGCAATGCCTGGAGTTTCTGTCCGGCCGGCGGTTTCTGCCCGCCTACCGGGCGGTTTTCCTCCTGTGTACCCTGGCTGGAGCGGTCTGGAGCCCCCAGGCCATCTGGCAGCTG